AATTTCACCTTCAGCGTTCCCAACATCTACCTCCAGAAAGGAATGAGAATCTTCACGATAAGAAAATAGTGGATAATTGCGGCATACATGCCTGCGATCAGGTCATCGAGAATGATAAACTGCACCCCCTCCTCTCTGTTTGCCCAGGAAGCGGGCCATGGTTTAAGAATATCAAATAACCTAAAGAGGATAAACAGGCTCACCCCTGTCAAAAGATCCCTCTCGAAAATGCCTCCTGCAACCATGAAGCCAAGGATCTCATCGACGACAACGTATGAGGGGTCTTTGAACCCCGTTTCTACAACCACCGATTTTATCCCCGGGATGGAGAAAAAAAGAATAATGGCAAAAAGTCCCCAGTAAAGGAGGAAATCGGTCACGAAATACCATATGGCAAAACCGACACAGGAACCGAAAGTACCCGGGATGAGGGGAATATTTCCTGTATAGAACCCCCGGGCGACCAATTCGGAGCATGTGAGAAACAGACCTTTTTCCTTGTCCATAAAAAAGCTCCCCGGGGATACGGAAAGAACCCGAAAGTACCCTATTATAGCGGTAATATCCCCTGCAAAACAGGGCGAAGTCAATTATAAATTATTGACTTTCAAAGAATTATAAAAATAGAATATTTCTGATATGCTCAAACCCGGTTTCAATCGAGGCAATTTTGAAAAACAATCTCGGCGATCCTCGGCTTGAAAAGATAGTTAAAGCAGTCACGGAAATGTCGAAGGGTTTAAAGGCAGTCGCTTTCTACCCGGAAAACCATCCCTCGCTCAATGCAATTTTACAAAAAATCTGTGAATCATTCGATGCAATCCCCCCACCGGAAAAGGGGCTCGAAATTTCCGTGAGCAAGACGGACCTCCTGATAGACGAGCAGAAGCTTTCCGAAAGACACGAGGCCGTGTCGGACTTTCGCAATGCCCTTTTCGTCAACAGAACGAAAAAACTCATCATCCTTCCCGGAACAACACCACTGGAAATGATGAATTTTTTGGAAGCGGTAAACGTAGACCCCGATGAGATCCTGAAAAAGGGAGGGCTGCAGAGGATACTCATCGGTAAAAGAATTGCCAGGATATGGATAAACAAGGTGGAGTACGACAAACTCATGGAGGAACTCAAAAAGGAGCAGGAGCACAAGGCCCAGGAGGAGGAGTTTGTCGTGATCGATAAGTCCCCCGCGGAAAGCGAGGTGGACATCGAAGAGGAGGACATAGAAACGCTTCTCAAATCCCTCCGGCAAACGACGGTGTCCGATCTTTACAGGGACCTCGTTCAGCGAATTTCGAGAAGAATTAATGAATTGATCAAAAACCAGCTGCTCCTTTACGCGGAAAAGGCAATAAAGATATATGCGCATCACATAGAATACCCCCCGGGAGAGGACAGAGTAATGGCCGATCTCGCCGCTGGCGGTATTCTCGAGGTCACAAACGATGACATAATCGATCTCTACGTAAAGAAATTCGGCAGCA
This portion of the Deltaproteobacteria bacterium genome encodes:
- a CDS encoding phosphatidylglycerophosphatase A, producing MDKEKGLFLTCSELVARGFYTGNIPLIPGTFGSCVGFAIWYFVTDFLLYWGLFAIILFFSIPGIKSVVVETGFKDPSYVVVDEILGFMVAGGIFERDLLTGVSLFILFRLFDILKPWPASWANREEGVQFIILDDLIAGMYAAIIHYFLIVKILIPFWR